A stretch of the Theileria equi strain WA chromosome 1, complete sequence genome encodes the following:
- a CDS encoding 60S ribosomal protein L38, putative (encoded by transcript BEWA_031600A), whose translation MPKQLKDLKEYLAVLKRSDAKGVTVYKKKGKGGVVNTKFKVRCSRYLYTLSVPNAAKASKIEASIPSSLEKKVISSKK comes from the coding sequence ATGCCAAAGCAACTTAAAGATCTCAAGGAATACCTCGCTGTCTTGAAGCGTTCAGACGCCAAGGGCGTGACCGTATACAAGAAGAAGGGCAAGGGTGGCGTTGTCAACACCAAGTTCAAGGTCAGGTGCTCTCGCTACCTCTACACTCTCTCTGTCCCCAACGCTGCCAAGGCCTCCAAGATTGAGGCCAGCATTCCAAGCAGCTTGGAGAAGAAGGTTATCTCTAGCAAGAAGTAA